The following are encoded in a window of Pseudomonas graminis genomic DNA:
- a CDS encoding YceK/YidQ family lipoprotein: protein MNKLVVIALGLLLTTGCSTVRTLDANQPGAPVVYAGTRLDLYAIEGGCCEKDRFGTEAPKYPMLDLPGSALLDTLLLPLSILTALGVGFQATGGM, encoded by the coding sequence ATGAATAAGCTCGTCGTCATTGCGCTGGGTCTGTTGCTGACCACAGGCTGCTCGACCGTGCGCACCCTCGACGCCAATCAACCCGGCGCGCCGGTGGTTTACGCCGGGACGCGACTGGATCTGTACGCCATCGAAGGCGGCTGCTGCGAGAAGGATCGCTTCGGCACCGAGGCGCCGAAATACCCGATGCTCGACCTGCCCGGCAGCGCGCTGCTCGACACGCTGCTGCTGCCGCTGTCGATCCTGACCGCGCTGGGTGTGGGGTTTCAGGCTACGGGCGGGATGTAA
- the mpl gene encoding UDP-N-acetylmuramate:L-alanyl-gamma-D-glutamyl-meso-diaminopimelate ligase, which produces MHIHILGICGTFMGSLAVLAKDLGHKVTGSDANVYPPMSTQLEAQGIQLMQGYDPSHLEPAPDLVVVGNAMSRGNPAVEYVLNKGLPYVSGPQWLADHVLRGRWVLAVAGTHGKTTTSSMLAWVLEHAGMAPGFLIGGVPQNFDVSARLGDTPFFVVEADEYDSAFFDKRSKFVHYGPRTAILNNLEFDHADIFPDLPAIERQFHHLVRTIPSEGLVIHPTTEPALERVIQMGCWTPVQTTGEGGQWQANLLSEDGSRFEVLFEGAVQGVVDWAMTGQHNVANALATLAAARHVGVVPQQGVDALSAFKSVKRRMEKVAEVRGIIIYDDFAHHPTAIATTLDGLRKKVGDAPIIAIVEPRSNSMKLGAHRDGLPESVVQADQVVWYAPANLGWDLAGTAAQCTIPSLVCDSLDGIIDLVKNQAVPGAHVVIMSNGGFGGLHGKLAEALQ; this is translated from the coding sequence ATGCACATTCATATTCTGGGTATCTGCGGCACGTTCATGGGGTCGCTGGCGGTGCTCGCCAAGGATCTGGGCCATAAAGTCACGGGCTCCGATGCCAACGTCTACCCGCCGATGAGCACGCAGCTCGAAGCGCAGGGCATTCAGTTGATGCAGGGTTACGACCCTTCGCACCTCGAACCGGCACCGGATCTGGTGGTGGTCGGCAACGCCATGTCACGCGGCAATCCCGCGGTCGAATATGTCCTGAACAAGGGCCTGCCTTATGTTTCCGGGCCGCAGTGGCTGGCCGATCACGTCCTTCGCGGTCGCTGGGTGCTCGCCGTTGCAGGCACCCACGGCAAAACCACCACCAGCAGCATGCTCGCCTGGGTGTTGGAACACGCCGGCATGGCCCCGGGCTTCCTGATCGGCGGCGTGCCGCAGAACTTCGATGTCTCGGCGCGGCTAGGCGATACGCCGTTCTTTGTCGTCGAGGCGGATGAATACGACAGCGCCTTCTTCGACAAGCGCTCCAAGTTCGTCCATTACGGCCCGCGCACCGCCATCCTCAACAACCTGGAATTCGATCACGCCGACATCTTCCCTGATCTCCCGGCCATCGAGCGGCAGTTCCACCACCTCGTGCGCACCATTCCGAGCGAAGGCCTGGTCATTCACCCGACCACCGAGCCCGCACTTGAGCGCGTAATTCAGATGGGCTGCTGGACGCCGGTGCAGACCACGGGCGAGGGCGGTCAATGGCAGGCGAACCTGCTCAGCGAAGACGGCTCGAGGTTCGAAGTGCTGTTTGAAGGTGCGGTCCAAGGCGTCGTTGACTGGGCCATGACCGGCCAGCACAACGTTGCCAATGCCTTGGCGACCCTCGCCGCCGCCCGCCACGTTGGCGTGGTGCCGCAGCAGGGCGTCGACGCGTTGAGTGCGTTCAAGAGCGTGAAGCGGCGCATGGAAAAGGTCGCCGAGGTGCGCGGCATCATCATCTACGACGACTTCGCCCACCACCCGACCGCCATCGCCACCACGCTGGACGGTCTGCGCAAGAAGGTCGGCGATGCGCCGATCATCGCCATCGTCGAGCCGCGTTCCAACTCCATGAAGCTCGGCGCCCACCGCGACGGTCTGCCGGAAAGCGTTGTTCAAGCTGACCAGGTGGTCTGGTATGCGCCGGCCAATCTGGGTTGGGATCTGGCGGGAACAGCGGCCCAGTGCACCATTCCATCGTTGGTCTGCGACAGCCTCGACGGCATCATTGATCTGGTGAAAAACCAGGCTGTGCCCGGCGCCCATGTAGTCATCATGAGCAACGGCGGCTTCGGCGGCCTGCACGGCAAACTTGCGGAGGCCCTGCAATGA
- a CDS encoding oxidoreductase encodes MYLTPQHILLAGATGLTGEHLLDRLLNEPTVTRVLAPSRRPLAEHPRLENPVGELQSLLPALEGPIDIAFCCLGTTIKQAGSQEAFRAVDLDMVVAFGKRARELGARHLLVISAVNADPESSIFYSRVKGEMEEALKLQGWPQLTIAQPSLLIGERQDQRFVEQLAAPIAKLIPGKYGGIEACNLARALWRLALEEQDGVRVVESDDLRRLGK; translated from the coding sequence ATGTACTTGACGCCTCAGCACATTTTGCTTGCCGGAGCTACCGGATTGACTGGCGAGCACTTGCTCGACCGCCTGCTCAACGAACCCACTGTCACCCGCGTTCTCGCCCCCAGCCGTCGTCCTCTGGCTGAACATCCACGCCTGGAAAACCCTGTCGGCGAGCTTCAAAGCTTGCTGCCCGCACTTGAAGGCCCCATCGACATCGCCTTCTGCTGCCTGGGCACCACCATTAAACAGGCTGGCTCGCAGGAGGCGTTCCGGGCGGTCGATCTGGACATGGTCGTGGCGTTCGGCAAACGTGCCCGCGAGTTGGGCGCGCGCCACCTGCTGGTGATCAGCGCCGTGAATGCCGACCCGGAGTCGAGCATCTTTTACAGCCGCGTCAAAGGCGAGATGGAAGAAGCGCTGAAGCTTCAGGGCTGGCCGCAACTGACCATCGCCCAGCCGTCATTGTTGATTGGCGAGCGGCAGGATCAACGGTTTGTGGAGCAACTGGCCGCGCCGATTGCCAAGCTGATTCCCGGCAAATACGGCGGTATCGAAGCCTGCAACCTTGCCCGCGCGCTATGGCGTCTGGCGCTGGAAGAACAGGACGGCGTGCGGGTTGTGGAATCGGATGATTTGCGGCGGTTGGGGAAATGA
- the ubiX gene encoding flavin prenyltransferase UbiX: MSGPERITLAMTGASGAQYGLRLLDCLVREDREVHFLISKAAQLVMATETDVNLPPKPQMMQAFLNEYTGATAGQIRVYGKEDWMSPVASGSGSPSAMVVVPCSTGTLSAIATGACNNLIERAADVTLKERRQLILVPREAPFSSIHLENMLKLSNMGAVILPASPGFYHQPQTIDDLVDFVVARILNLLNIPQDMLPRWGEHHFGADE, encoded by the coding sequence ATGAGCGGCCCGGAACGCATCACCCTGGCGATGACCGGCGCGTCCGGCGCGCAATACGGCCTGCGCCTGCTGGACTGCCTGGTGCGCGAAGACCGCGAAGTGCATTTCCTCATCTCCAAGGCCGCGCAGCTGGTCATGGCCACGGAAACCGACGTCAACCTGCCGCCAAAGCCGCAGATGATGCAGGCGTTCCTGAACGAATACACCGGCGCGACCGCGGGCCAGATTCGGGTCTACGGCAAGGAAGACTGGATGTCGCCGGTGGCGTCCGGTTCCGGTTCGCCGAGTGCGATGGTCGTGGTGCCGTGTTCGACCGGGACGTTGTCGGCAATCGCCACGGGCGCCTGCAACAACCTGATCGAGCGCGCCGCAGACGTAACGTTGAAGGAGCGTCGGCAGTTGATTCTGGTGCCCCGCGAGGCGCCGTTTTCCAGCATTCATCTGGAGAACATGCTCAAGCTGTCGAACATGGGCGCGGTGATTCTGCCGGCATCGCCCGGTTTCTATCACCAGCCGCAGACGATCGACGATCTGGTGGATTTCGTCGTCGCGCGGATTCTCAATCTGCTTAACATCCCGCAGGACATGCTGCCGCGTTGGGGCGAGCATCACTTTGGCGCTGATGAATAA